The Pseudomonadota bacterium DNA window TCATCGGCGTAGATGAGGAGGACGTGCCGATGATGGGGCGCCAGGACGAACCGCAGGGGAAGCTGTTCACGGTCGGATTCTCTCTCGACAGACGCATTCGGAAGGATCATCTGCTGCGGCGCATCGCCGAGGCGGTGGACTTCGATTTCATCTACGACGAGGTGGCCGAGAAGTACGGTCGTAACGGCAACGTGTCGGTGCCACCGCCGGTGCTGCTGAAGCTGATGCTGCTGCTCGCGCTGTACAACGTGCGGTCGGAGCGCGAGCTGATGAGCGCGCTGCCTGAGCGGCTCGATTGGCTGTGGTTCCTCGGCTACGACCTGGACAGTGAGATCCCGAACCACAGCGTGCTGTCGAAGGCGCGGCGGCGCTGGGGCGAGGAGGTGTTCCGCCGCGTGTTCGAGCGGGTGGTGCGGCGGTGCGTCGAGGCGGGGCTGGTGACGGGCGACAAGATCTTCGTGGACTCGAGCCTGGTGGCTGCGGATGCGTCGCAGGACTCGGTGGTGGACACGCGGAGCCTAGTGGCGCAGCTGTCGGAGAAGTACGAGCAGCTGGAGAAGCGGCTGGACGAGCAGCCAAGCGCGCGGGAGAGCGGTCCGCACTCGGAGGTGAACGCGCGGTACGTGTCGGCGACGGACCCGGACGCGGCGATCGTGAAGCGCGGCGACTCGCGGCTGCGGTACCAAGGGCACCGTGCGGTGGACGCGTCGGGTGTGATCACGGCGACGGCGGTGACGCCGGGCGACGTGAACGAGGCGCACCTGCTGATGGATCTGGCGAAGCAGCACGAAGAGACGACGGGCATCGCCGTGGAGACGGCGGTGGCGGACAGCAAGTACGGGACTGCGGAGAACTACCTGGCGTGCCGGGATGCGGGGATGCGGGCGCACATCCCGACCATGAGCGGAGGCACAGCGAAACGCCTCGAGAAGCGCGGCCTGTTTCTGGAGGACCGGTTCGCGTACGACGCGGCGCGCGACGTGTACGTGTGCCCGGCCGGGCGCGAGCTCAGGCGGCGGACGGTGCACCAAGGGCGCCACAGCTTGGAGTACATGGCGTCGAAGCGCGACTGCCGGGCGTGCGAGCTGCGCGAGCAGTGCACGCGGAGCAAGACGGCGCGGACGGTGATGCGGCACCTGCGCGAGGAGGAGCTCGCGGCGATGCGCGCCGCGGCGAAGACGCGAGCGGCGAAGCGCGACCTGAAGCTGCGGCAGCACCTGTGTGAGGCATCCTTCGGGAACGCGGTGAGATACGGCTTCAAGCGCGCGCGATGGCGCAGGCAGTGGCGCGTGGCGATCCAGGACTACGTCATCTGCACGGTGCAGAACATCGAGAAGCTC harbors:
- a CDS encoding IS1182 family transposase, whose protein sequence is MMGRQDEPQGKLFTVGFSLDRRIRKDHLLRRIAEAVDFDFIYDEVAEKYGRNGNVSVPPPVLLKLMLLLALYNVRSERELMSALPERLDWLWFLGYDLDSEIPNHSVLSKARRRWGEEVFRRVFERVVRRCVEAGLVTGDKIFVDSSLVAADASQDSVVDTRSLVAQLSEKYEQLEKRLDEQPSARESGPHSEVNARYVSATDPDAAIVKRGDSRLRYQGHRAVDASGVITATAVTPGDVNEAHLLMDLAKQHEETTGIAVETAVADSKYGTAENYLACRDAGMRAHIPTMSGGTAKRLEKRGLFLEDRFAYDAARDVYVCPAGRELRRRTVHQGRHSLEYMASKRDCRACELREQCTRSKTARTVMRHLREEELAAMRAAAKTRAAKRDLKLRQHLCEASFGNAVRYGFKRARWRRQWRVAIQDYVICTVQNIEKLVRHLRQCESGAAAVALRRPIGPVGGLSRLYALLWSHIVATIAIGASRAQSNRRSLPAIT